Proteins found in one Paenibacillus wynnii genomic segment:
- a CDS encoding HelD family protein, with the protein MEDNFQSAYQEEEDRLNGALTEIDSVLEKLRATPVYTGHDYTEQALEASRDQRRKDLAKLRQEPYFGRLDFQGSDEDGRKALYIGKIGVDREQVSDRPLVIDWRAPVASLFYSFTGGTEPASYDAPDGLIEGLVYLKRNVVIRKQILERVADTFNRESDAPAVSDEFLVYRLGENKDNRLRDIVSTIQEEQDKIIRAAKNTALIIQGVAGSGKTTVALHRLAYLLYQYKEQVLAERMIIFAPNRMFLDYISDVLPELGVGNIMQSTFPDWASNVLGLTLAHQDAAETLNRWFEASGALPEITDETPGRFKGSTLLMEIIESSVKLLEDSAVPEGDFSPWEGAVLRRATILHWHNEEYSPYPPAKRKERVMARIHRWIEMELKKCSSASILKDRKKMGAQREKAYSSKWPKYVPLTIYKQIFRAVKTPEDWSAEPPAIIPASVLKETRGDLKKGNLREEDLPPLLYIHYLLFGNDDVIKFDHIVIDEAQDFSPFQIAVLDLFVRGHSFTILGDLSQGIHAYKGVHAWEEMQSLFAPEHTAYHSLTRSYRSTMEIIDFANGILSAGVGSPLLAVPVFRSGNPVRLIPYREGSAEEGRMEDITSALKMLSTREYRTVAVLTRSLKDAEELHARLTEYFDDINLIDGSMTEYKGGLSVLPLYLSKGLEFDAVIVADADLKHYGDTAWDAKLMYVGCTRALHELWLLQGGKLPTYLESAALAVETATGWPVEEAR; encoded by the coding sequence TTGGAGGACAACTTTCAAAGTGCCTATCAAGAGGAAGAAGACAGGCTGAACGGAGCGCTAACGGAAATTGACAGTGTCCTTGAGAAACTCCGTGCAACCCCGGTCTATACCGGGCATGATTATACGGAGCAGGCACTCGAAGCTTCCCGGGATCAAAGGCGCAAAGACCTGGCGAAGCTTAGGCAGGAGCCCTATTTTGGACGGCTTGATTTTCAAGGCAGTGATGAGGATGGACGCAAGGCGCTTTATATTGGCAAAATCGGTGTAGATCGCGAACAGGTAAGTGACCGTCCGCTGGTGATTGACTGGCGTGCACCGGTAGCAAGCCTGTTCTATTCGTTTACAGGAGGGACAGAACCTGCTTCCTATGATGCCCCCGACGGCCTAATTGAAGGGCTGGTCTACCTGAAACGAAACGTGGTTATCCGCAAACAAATTCTGGAGCGGGTAGCGGATACTTTTAACCGGGAAAGTGATGCCCCAGCAGTGTCTGATGAGTTCCTAGTCTATCGTTTGGGTGAAAACAAAGACAACCGTCTGCGGGATATTGTCTCCACTATTCAAGAAGAGCAAGATAAGATTATCCGGGCTGCCAAGAACACTGCGTTAATCATTCAAGGTGTTGCCGGGAGTGGGAAAACAACCGTAGCTTTGCACCGCCTAGCTTACTTACTTTATCAGTATAAAGAACAGGTATTGGCAGAGAGAATGATTATTTTTGCTCCAAATCGGATGTTTCTTGATTATATTTCGGATGTACTGCCGGAGCTCGGAGTAGGAAATATTATGCAAAGTACCTTTCCTGACTGGGCGTCCAATGTACTCGGTCTAACGCTGGCACATCAGGATGCTGCAGAAACGCTGAACCGTTGGTTTGAGGCATCCGGTGCCTTGCCTGAAATCACAGATGAGACACCGGGTCGGTTCAAAGGTTCCACACTGCTAATGGAGATCATAGAATCCAGTGTGAAGCTGCTTGAAGACAGCGCTGTTCCTGAAGGAGACTTCTCTCCGTGGGAAGGTGCAGTTCTGAGGCGGGCAACCATATTGCATTGGCATAACGAGGAGTACAGCCCTTATCCTCCTGCTAAACGCAAAGAGCGTGTAATGGCCCGGATTCACCGCTGGATTGAAATGGAACTGAAAAAATGCTCATCGGCATCCATCCTTAAGGATCGCAAGAAGATGGGAGCACAGCGTGAAAAAGCATATAGTAGTAAATGGCCTAAATACGTCCCGTTGACCATCTACAAGCAAATTTTTCGGGCGGTTAAAACACCGGAAGATTGGTCTGCTGAACCCCCGGCAATTATTCCGGCAAGCGTCTTGAAGGAGACCCGAGGAGATCTTAAAAAGGGGAATCTGCGTGAAGAGGATCTGCCGCCGCTATTATATATTCATTATCTGTTATTCGGAAATGACGATGTAATCAAATTTGATCATATCGTGATCGATGAAGCCCAGGATTTCTCGCCCTTTCAAATTGCGGTGCTGGATCTATTTGTGCGAGGTCATTCCTTCACAATCCTGGGTGATTTATCGCAAGGTATACATGCCTACAAGGGTGTCCATGCATGGGAAGAGATGCAGTCCCTGTTTGCTCCCGAGCATACAGCCTATCATTCTCTTACACGAAGCTACCGCTCCACCATGGAGATTATTGATTTCGCCAATGGCATATTGTCTGCTGGAGTGGGCAGTCCATTACTGGCGGTACCTGTATTCCGCAGCGGTAATCCAGTACGATTGATTCCCTATCGAGAGGGTTCGGCAGAGGAAGGTCGCATGGAGGATATAACTTCTGCGCTTAAGATGCTTTCAACCCGGGAGTATCGAACGGTAGCTGTGCTTACACGCAGCCTTAAGGATGCAGAGGAGCTGCATGCCAGACTCACGGAGTACTTCGATGATATCAATCTCATCGATGGCAGCATGACTGAGTATAAGGGAGGGCTGTCGGTTCTTCCCCTGTACTTGTCCAAAGGTCTGGAGTTTGACGCCGTAATTGTGGCCGATGCTGACTTGAAGCATTATGGTGATACTGCATGGGATGCTAAGTTGATGTATGTGGGCTGTACGCGTGCGCTCCACGAGTTGTGGCTGCTGCAAGGCGGAAAGCTGCCAACATACTTAGAGTCCGCTGCACTGGCGGTAGAGACTGCTACAGGGTGGCCTGTGGAAGAAGCCCGGTAG
- a CDS encoding tRNA threonylcarbamoyladenosine dehydratase, whose amino-acid sequence MLHQFSRTELAFGPEGLEIMKNSTVAVLGIGGVGGIAVEALARTGIGRIILIDKDSVDITNINRQIHALITTVGQKKADLMVDRVKLINPECEAIALNMFYTEETYEELFKYKLDYVIDASDTIIYKVHLIKECLAREIPMISSMGAANKMDPTRFQVADISKTTYDPIARIIRQKLRKEGIKKGVKVVFSTEAPMKPRQDVTDKIVPENAPDRRKAKQPPASNSFVPPVAGLIMVSVAVRDLLESGGISL is encoded by the coding sequence ATGCTGCATCAGTTCTCACGTACGGAACTTGCTTTCGGACCGGAAGGTCTAGAGATTATGAAGAACAGCACAGTCGCAGTACTCGGTATTGGCGGTGTCGGGGGTATTGCGGTTGAAGCTTTAGCCCGTACGGGTATCGGCCGTATTATCCTGATTGATAAGGACTCGGTTGACATTACGAATATTAATCGCCAGATTCATGCTCTTATTACAACGGTAGGGCAGAAGAAGGCCGATCTAATGGTTGACCGCGTCAAGCTAATTAACCCGGAGTGCGAGGCCATTGCACTGAATATGTTCTATACCGAAGAGACCTATGAGGAATTGTTCAAATATAAGCTGGATTATGTAATCGATGCATCGGATACGATTATCTATAAGGTTCATTTGATCAAGGAATGTCTGGCTCGGGAGATTCCAATGATTTCGAGTATGGGTGCCGCTAATAAAATGGATCCGACCCGCTTTCAGGTCGCTGACATATCCAAGACAACGTATGACCCTATTGCCAGAATCATTCGCCAGAAGCTGCGCAAGGAAGGGATCAAAAAAGGAGTTAAGGTTGTATTTTCAACCGAGGCTCCAATGAAACCGCGTCAGGATGTCACGGATAAAATCGTTCCTGAGAATGCACCGGATAGACGCAAAGCAAAACAGCCGCCTGCCAGTAATTCATTCGTGCCTCCGGTAGCTGGCCTGATTATGGTCAGTGTAGCGGTACGCGATTTGCTGGAGTCCGGTGGCATCAGTTTATGA
- a CDS encoding NCS2 family permease → MKTSFWRNSLGLEPEDDWKREWAAGILSYFASVYIVMVNAAILHDAGMPLRAGMVATLLTAITGCLLMAFGGKTPIIVVPGMGINAFFTYTLVHSMKLDWREALAVVVVTGILFAVVAFTSLYRILSDAIPPNLQHAITVGIGLFLTFIGLQKSGIVIAHRTTFVAIGHFSDPAVITSCVTLLLALVLFVRGTRGGLLISMAVGTGLAYLLGAGHVPEKLESGHVFTGYGDVFLGMGWTNVVSLVFWIAVFLLLLIVVFENIGLIASQTLLANRPERFKSSLRALSLANIAAGLFGSSPVVAAAESNAGIAAGGRSGLTSLVTGLLFAATFLFIPLLTYVPDSAIAPILIVIGGLMVQSVREMDFNDMTEVFPSFLVMVMIPFTYSIVDGMAFGFITYPIVKLAMKRGKEVPTALYVIAGLFLANFVLHALL, encoded by the coding sequence ATGAAGACAAGTTTTTGGCGTAATAGCCTTGGTCTAGAGCCCGAAGATGACTGGAAACGGGAATGGGCAGCGGGAATTCTGAGCTATTTTGCTTCTGTATATATTGTAATGGTTAATGCCGCTATACTGCATGATGCAGGAATGCCGCTGCGCGCAGGGATGGTTGCTACCCTCCTAACCGCGATTACTGGTTGTCTGCTGATGGCTTTTGGAGGTAAAACACCGATTATCGTAGTTCCGGGAATGGGTATTAACGCTTTTTTCACATACACACTTGTGCATTCCATGAAGCTGGACTGGAGAGAGGCGCTGGCTGTCGTTGTTGTAACAGGTATTCTGTTTGCGGTTGTTGCATTCACTTCACTATATCGCATTCTAAGCGACGCCATACCCCCTAATCTTCAACATGCCATTACGGTCGGTATTGGTTTGTTTCTAACCTTTATCGGGCTGCAAAAGAGCGGTATTGTGATTGCGCATCGGACAACCTTTGTGGCTATCGGCCATTTTAGTGACCCGGCAGTAATTACTTCCTGTGTCACTCTTCTTCTAGCACTGGTTCTTTTTGTACGTGGGACCCGCGGCGGTCTGCTGATCAGTATGGCGGTTGGAACGGGCTTGGCCTATTTGCTGGGAGCCGGTCATGTACCGGAAAAGCTGGAGTCAGGTCATGTGTTCACCGGATATGGAGATGTGTTCCTCGGTATGGGCTGGACTAACGTTGTCAGTCTGGTATTCTGGATAGCGGTATTTCTGTTATTGCTGATTGTTGTATTTGAGAATATAGGGCTGATTGCTTCCCAGACATTGCTGGCCAATCGTCCAGAGCGCTTCAAAAGCAGCCTGCGGGCTCTGTCACTCGCGAATATCGCAGCCGGTCTCTTCGGTAGCAGTCCGGTTGTAGCGGCCGCAGAATCGAATGCAGGTATTGCTGCGGGTGGACGGTCCGGCTTAACCTCGCTGGTTACAGGTCTTTTGTTCGCGGCAACCTTTCTATTTATTCCGCTGCTGACTTATGTGCCGGATAGTGCAATCGCACCCATCCTGATTGTTATCGGCGGACTTATGGTACAAAGCGTCCGGGAGATGGATTTCAACGATATGACCGAAGTCTTCCCTTCTTTTCTGGTCATGGTAATGATTCCTTTCACCTACAGCATTGTCGATGGGATGGCATTCGGTTTTATCACCTATCCAATCGTGAAGCTGGCAATGAAACGTGGTAAAGAAGTTCCAACGGCATTATACGTCATCGCTGGACTGTTTTTGGCGAATTTTGTCCTACACGCTCTGCTATAG